Proteins from one Lonchura striata isolate bLonStr1 chromosome 6, bLonStr1.mat, whole genome shotgun sequence genomic window:
- the RPS13 gene encoding small ribosomal subunit protein uS15, which yields MGRMHAPGKGLSQSALPYRRSVPTWLKLTSDDVKEQIYKLAKKGLTPSQIGVILRDSHGVAQVRFVTGNKILRILKSKGLAPDLPEDLYHLIKKAVAVRKHLERNRKDKDAKFRLILIESRIHRLARYYKTKRVLPPNWKYESSTASALVA from the exons ATGGGCCGCATGCACGCTCCGGG AAAGGGCCTGTCCCAGTCGGCCTTGCCCTACAGGCGCAGCGTGCCCACG TGGCTGAAACTTACTTCTGATGATGTAAAGGAACAGATCTACAAGTTGGCTAAAAAAGGCCTGACTCCCTCTCAAATTG GTGTGATCCTGAGGGATTCCCATGGTGTTGCCCAGGTGCGCTTTGTTACTGGCAACAAGATTCTGAGAATCCTGAAATCGAAGGGACTGGCTCCAGACCTCCCAGAGGATCTTTATCACTTGATCAAGAAAGCAGTTGCTGTTCGCAAGCATCTTGAGAGAAACAGAAAG GACAAAGATGCCAAGTTCCGCCTGATTCTGATTGAGAGCAGGATCCACAGGTTGGCTCGCTACTACAAAACCAAGAGAGTGCTGCCACCCAACTGGAAGTA TGAATCATCGACAGCTTCTGCCCTGGTCGCATAA